Proteins from one Mixophyes fleayi isolate aMixFle1 chromosome 9, aMixFle1.hap1, whole genome shotgun sequence genomic window:
- the LOC142101617 gene encoding putative alpha-ketoglutarate-dependent hypophosphite dioxygenase has translation MKADANQMKTLYDDNGFLTAIDVLDMKELHQANTEYGKLEEKFGKEYTQYNLHNIHMQYEWAMNLAVHPNLLRAITAVLGPNVILLDSRFICKYPSTDVLHKDNTAPYVAWHQDIKYWGFEGGPVASVWLALDDVDTENGVLQIIPGSHHQGILEHRIADVPGNMLTSNQEIPKHLVNVEELVECPLKAGQMSVHDGLTVHASEPNMSNRRRCGFVIRYVPTKAYPVEDPERPRTFPATVLVSGTDEYKKFQDHAPNFFIKMF, from the exons ATGAAGGCTGATGCTAATCAGATGAAGACTCTCTATGATGACAATGGCTTCCTGACAGCGATAGATGTGTTAGATATGAAAGAACTGCACCAAGCCAACACAGAATATGGGAAACTGGAGGAGAAGTTTG gCAAGGAGTACACTCAGTACAATCTGCACAACATCCACATGCAGTATGAGTGGGCAATGAACTTGGCCGTCCACCCCAATCTTCTGAGAGCAATCACCGCTGTGTTGGGTCCAAATGTCATTCTCTTGGACTCGAGATTTATCTGTAAATATCCCTCCACTGATGTCCTACACAAAGACAACACAGCCCCCTACGTGGCCTGGCATCAGGACATCAA ATACTGGGGATTTGAGGGAGGTCCGGTGGCTTCTGTATGGCTGGCACTAGATGATGTGGACACGGAAAATGGAGTCCTGCAAATCATTCCAG GGAGTCACCATCAGGGGATTCTAGAGCACAGAATTGCAGACGTTCCAGGGAACATGCTGACATCAAACCAGGAGATCCCAAAGCACCTGGTGAATGTAGAGGAATTAGTTGAATGTCCACTCAAAGCTGGACAAATGTCT GTGCATGATGGACTGACTGTTCATGCCAGCGAACCCAATATGTCCAACAGGAGAAGATGTGGCTTTGTGATCCGTTACGTTCCTACTAAAGCTTACCCTGTTGAG GATCCAGAACGTCCCCGAACTTTTCCTGCAACTGTACTGGTGTCCGGGACAGATGAATATAAAAAATTCCAAGACCACGCCCCCAATTTCTTCATCAAGATGTTTTAA
- the LOC142101616 gene encoding uncharacterized protein LOC142101616: MTEHRGESLYLSVGVLAISAGCLLLSIHYYSTGAAVPLVSPSALGVLLLILAVVLAYAGIRKIQANVPLWVSFYWTVSALWCGSGVNLILTGNDVVGISEMRNAMVPGLVSFFLGLLIIGIMGIIQKESVLALMAVALSLSNIHEIVILYDSRVGSSVIACNYLIVTLIGVYFIGGRILRKLSNRKVSLPGIEQSIMKDKEQGATRSSRNTEFTATCLILNMTASSVFGCRLLGITNNLFVGQVAWLWTAAVYQTGICILSYRYYHILDATHFAFFSILRYAEGYSLLYQFLNTNELNYPIPFLVVFAILFFVLFLFTSIQSLVKAVYLLFYVAYCIALASNKLGFFHEGSQGVNIAIYIASAIMVLVILYNLKTSKYIPTGEGTIKKLFTSNTFFKLRQSGNIHEPFLGYSKYGDAEGLAHACSILAAFAMTMPGSSGEPLATVVLPWVVVAGGLYNLICGSVAFSRGKTLESSAFILYGVMWVIWGISRYSGIYSTSRGFNTAVGIVCFILFNSFIVFSTLFLTKAWFVYSLTFQLILISFLLDSLSALPLGYDVAVTIIFGIAGFYLFFATLYNSTFEAPQIPVGSPFIKISGFSNKTSKCPHLVSTRTSSVRQIAEIMKNGGICGVPTDTVYVLVAACNQPDAVEKAYKTKRQAQDRPMSLWISSLEQLKAAKHLFSPLLWDFMQAAWPSSISLVIPRGPWLDVLGARDSAKYIGTTQSIAIRIPDCSVTTHLIDMVGPIAVTSANPSGEADTTHHNQVYAKLGDKVDGVLCDGASPENIASTVVDCTKIETGNIAFFRVGIVPKSQVLQILDQVQQKHKRGHINETYAGSTEELNDHHSDPELKPNTDSENNEFKSYVNNGFTMNED, from the exons ATGACCGAGCACAGAGGAGAGTCGCTGTATCTCAGTGTCGGTGTCCTGGCTATCAGTGCAG GATGTCTGCTTCTATCAATACATTATTACAGCACAGGCGCTGCTGTTCCACTTGTGTCCCCTTCAGCCCTGGGCGTGCTACTCCTTATTCTAGCAGTTGTTCTGGCATATGCAG GAATTAGGAAAATTCAAGCAAATGTTCCACTGTGGGTCTCATTCTATTGGACAGTGTCAGCCCTGTGGTGTGGTTCCGGAGTCAATTTGATACTGACAGGAAATGATGTCGTTGGCATCTCTGAAATGAGAAATGCAATGGTTCCTGGCCTAGTATCTTTCTTCCTGGGACTGCTTATTATTGGTATCATGGGGATCATTCAAAAGGAAAGTGTCCTTGCTTTGATGGCTGTCGCACTCTCTCTTTCAAATATTCATGAAATTGTTATACTCTATGACAGTAGAGTAGGCTCCTCTGTAATTGCCTGTAATTATCTTATTGTTACTTTAATTGGGGTATACTTTATTGGAGGACGGATTCTCCGGAAACTCAGTAACAGGAAAGTTAGTTTGCCTGGAATTGAGCAGTCCATCATGAAAGACAAGGAGCAAGGTGCTACCAGAAGTTCACGTAATACAGAGTTTACAGCTACTTGTCTGATTCTTAATATGACGGCCTCTAGTGTATTTGGCTGCAGACTTCTGGGTATAACCAATAATCTATTTGTTGGTCAGGTGGCATGGCTGTGGACAGCTGCTGTTTACCAGACAGGTATATGCATCCTGTCATACCGCTATTATCACATTCTAGATGCCACGCATTTTGCATTCTTTTCCATTTTGAGATATGCAGAAGGTTACTCATTACTGTATCAATTCTTGAACACTAATGAGCTAAATTACCCTATCCCGTTTTTGGTAGTTTTTGCCAtacttttttttgtccttttccTATTTACAAGTATTCAAAGTCTGGTGAAAGCTGTATACTTACTTTTTTATGTTGCCTATTGCATTGCATTGGCCAGTAACAAACTTGGGTTTTTTCATGAAGGCTCCCAGGGAGTCAATATTGCAATATACATTGCTTCAGCAATTATGGTGCTAGTTATTCTATACAATTTAAAGACATCTAAATATATCCCCACTGGGGAGGGCACCATTAAGAAACTGTTCACCAGCAATACATTTTTCAAGCTCCGTCAGAGTGGTAATATTCATGAACCCTTCCTTGGCTATTCCAAGTATGGTGATGCTGAAGGCCTTGCTCATGCATGCAGCATTTTAGCTGCCTTTGCCATGACTATGCCAGGAAGCTCTGGAGAACCTTTGGCTACAGTTGTCTTGCCATGGGTTGTAGTTGCTGGAGGGCTTTATAATCTTATTTGTGGCTCAGTGGCATTCTCCCGTGGTAAGACACTTGAAAGTAGTGCATTCATTCTATATGGAGTAATGTGGGTTATTTGGGGGATTTCTAGGTATAGTGGTATCTATAGCACAAGCAGAGGGTTTAACACTGCAGTAGGAATAGTATGTTTTATTCTCTTTAACAGTTTTATAGTTTTCAGCACACTTTTCTTAACTAAAGCCTGGTTTGTATATTCTCTCACTTTCCAGCTTATCctaatcagctttcttcttgacTCGCTCAGTGCTCTTCCTTTGGGCTATGATGTCGCTGTGACTATTATCTTTGGCATTGCTGGcttctatttattttttgcaacccTATATAATAGCACTTTTGAGGCTCCCCAAATACCAGTCGGCAGCCCCTTTATCAAAATTAGTGGTTTTTCCAATAAAACATCCAAATGCCCCCATCTGGTTTCTACAAGGACCAGCTCTGTACGACAAATTGCAG AGATTATGAAAAATGGAGGCATTTGTGGTGTGCCGACTGACACTGTGTATGTCCTAGTGGCAGCGTGTAATCAGCCGGATGCCGTGGAGAAGGCCTACAA AACAAAACGTCAGGCTCAGGATCGTCCAATGTCATTATGGATTTCTAGCCTAGAGCAATTAAAAGcagcaaaacatttgtttagTCCTCTGTTATGGGACTTCATGCAGGCTGCCTGGCCCTCATCCATCAGCTTGGTGATCCCAAGAG GTCCATGGCTGGATGTCTTGGGCGCTAGGGACTCTGCAAAATACATAGGCACCACTCAGAGCATCGCCATACGGATCCCAGACTGTTCAGTGACTACACACCTAATTGATATG GTGGGCCCCATAGCAGTCACATCTGCTAATCCATCAGGGGAAGCAGACACAACTCATCACAACCAAGTCTATGCAAAACTAGGAGATAAG GTTGACGGAGTACTGTGTGATGGGGCTTCTCCTGAAAATATTGCATCTACCGTGGTTGACTGCACAAAAATTGAAACCGGAAATATTGCATTTTTTCGAGTTGGCATTGTCCCCAAGTCACAG GTTTTACAAATATTAGACCAAGTGCAGCAGAAGCACAAGAGGGGTCACATCAATGAGACCTATGCTGGTTCCACAGAAGAGTTAAATGACCACCATAGTGATCCAGAACTGAAGCCAAACACAGACTCTGAAAATAATGAATTCAAATCATATGTTAAtaatggatttacaatgaatgaaGACTGA